A DNA window from Vigna angularis cultivar LongXiaoDou No.4 chromosome 1, ASM1680809v1, whole genome shotgun sequence contains the following coding sequences:
- the LOC108321023 gene encoding uncharacterized protein LOC108321023 isoform X2 has protein sequence MASTGNMKGFYRQRKTTATKKSSKKSPIPTVIQTPATSSGAECNESEVVLRQFDLNMAYGPCLGIARLARWERAQRLGLNPPQEIESLLKSGKVQMESLWGGRI, from the exons atggCGTCGACTGGAAACATGAAGGGTTTTTACCGACAGAGGAAAACCACCGCTACGAAGAAATCTTCCAAAAAATCTCCGATCCCCACCGTGATCCAAACGCCGGCTACCTCCTCCGGCG CTGAATGCAATGAGAGCGAGGTGGTGTTGCGGCAATTCGATTTGAACATGGCTTATGGGCCCTGCCTCGGGATAGCGCGGCTTGCACGGTGGGAGCGTGCTCAGAGACTCGGTTTGAACCCTCCCCAGGAAATCGAGAGTCTCCTGAAGAGTGGGAAAGTTCAGATGGAGTCATTGTGGGGTGGTCGCATTTAG
- the LOC108321023 gene encoding uncharacterized protein LOC108321023 isoform X1, with product MASTGNMKGFYRQRKTTATKKSSKKSPIPTVIQTPATSSGGRKLDLQSECNESEVVLRQFDLNMAYGPCLGIARLARWERAQRLGLNPPQEIESLLKSGKVQMESLWGGRI from the exons atggCGTCGACTGGAAACATGAAGGGTTTTTACCGACAGAGGAAAACCACCGCTACGAAGAAATCTTCCAAAAAATCTCCGATCCCCACCGTGATCCAAACGCCGGCTACCTCCTCCGGCGGTAGAAAACTGGACCTCCAAT CTGAATGCAATGAGAGCGAGGTGGTGTTGCGGCAATTCGATTTGAACATGGCTTATGGGCCCTGCCTCGGGATAGCGCGGCTTGCACGGTGGGAGCGTGCTCAGAGACTCGGTTTGAACCCTCCCCAGGAAATCGAGAGTCTCCTGAAGAGTGGGAAAGTTCAGATGGAGTCATTGTGGGGTGGTCGCATTTAG